A segment of the Canis lupus familiaris isolate Mischka breed German Shepherd chromosome 37, alternate assembly UU_Cfam_GSD_1.0, whole genome shotgun sequence genome:
GAAGTCAACTTCTACAGCAGCATCCTGCTGCTGGCCTGCATCAGCATGGACCGCTACCTGGCCATTGTCCATGCCACACGCACGCTGACCCAGAAGAGGCACTGGGTCAAGTTCATATGCTTAGGCATCTGGGCCCTGTCCCTCATCCTGTCCCTGCCCATCTTCGTCTTCCGCAGGGCCATCAATCCCCCCTACTCCAGCCCAGTCTGCTACGAGGACATGGGTGCCAATACAACAAAATTGCGGATAGTGATGCGGGCCCTGCCCCAGACCTTTGGCTTCATCGTGCCCCTGATGATCATGCTGTTCTGCTATGGGCTCACCCTGCGCACGCTGTTTGAGGCCCACATGGGGCAGAAGCACCGGGCCATGCGGGTCATCTTTGCTGTCGTGCTCGTCTTCCTGCTCTGCTGGCTGCCCTACAACCTGGTCCTGGTCGCAGACACCCTCATGAGGCTCCAGGCCATTAAGGAGACCTGTCAGCGCCGCAATGACATTGGCCGTGCCCTGGATGCCACCGAGATTCTGGGCTTCTTCCACAGCTGCCTTAATCCCCTCATCTATGCCTTCATTGGCCAGAAGTTTCGCCATGGACTCCTCAAGATCATGGCCTTCCATGGGCTCATCAGCAAAGAGTACCTGCCCAAGGACAGCAGGCCTTCCTTTGTTGGCTCTTCTTCAGCGAACACTTCTACTACTTTCTAAGCACCCCCTGCCCCGGTTGCAGTCCCTCAGGGCTCTCCCTCGCCATCAGCATCCCGTTCCAAACCTCATGTCCACTGGCTGTTCACAGTCTCTGTGTCAAGGCAGCTCCCAGCTGTGGTTCCAGGGAGTTGCTGGGGCCACGTCCTTTTCAGGCCCATTGTATGGTTTAGGGAGCCTGCCCTGCTGCCCCACCCCTTACTATAGCTACAGTGTCAGCTGCTAGAGCTCACTGAGCCCACAGCACTCTGTTCTCTGAGGCAGCTAAAGATGTTTAAAAGATATCCTTTTAAATGACACCAGAAAGTTCCTACCATTGGGAGCCTTTAGTGGCAAGCGACATTAGTAGCTGCCCCAACTCTCCCTTTCTTGCTTGCCAGCAAAGCCCTCCTCCCTTGAGAGAGGCTGAAAAGGACAGGTACTCACTTCTAAAGACTCCCTTAAGCTAGGAGTGGCCCTGTCATTCACTTCTGACTGCTGAACTTTCAGGACAATGGTGTGCTGGGAAACCACTCTACTGGGGGAAAGAAATCTTGGTCTGTAGCATTTGCCAGGTGGCCTGGTGTAAATGCCCCCACCACGGTGATTTCAAGGGTTTTCAAGTGTTTGGCAACCAGCTCACAAAAATCTAGGAAATGTAATGAGCTGCTTTCACAAGCAGGTACAAACTGGCTTCAGCACACCATTGCTTAAGAGGAAGTCTACTGGGGCCAGGGACTCCTGGGAAATACTCCTGATTGAAAAGAGAAAcgcatacaaacacacacacacacacacacacatccttggTTCATTCTTGCCTTTGAATATGGTTGTAGGATACGATGTGACAGAGAAGTAACAAGTGTGCTCAACACACTGAGGCAGATGGAGTGGATGAGGACAAAGAGCCCAGAAGGAAACCTAAGCATaaatggtcaaatgattttcaacaaggggcACCAAGATTATTCAATAGGGAGAGGATAGTcgttcaacaaatggtgttgggcaAAGTAGCTATCCACACACACAGGAACGAACTTGGTCCCTTTCCTTACACAacagttaactcaaaatgggtcaaagaccTACACATGAGAACtttaactataaaacttttaatagAAATGTAGAAGAAAAGTTTTATAACATTGATTTGGCAACGATtccttggatatgacaccaagcAAAGAATAAACAGAGAACTGGATTTCATGAAAGTCAAAagcttttgtgcatcaaaggacactatcaacagagtggaaaggaaaatcacagaatgggagaaaatatttgtaaatcatatattttatacagTTTACAATCCACAATATACAAAGAATTGCTACAATTCAACAACAataaagacagataataacaagtgtcaGTAACATTATGGAAAACGTGGTGGGacccttgtgcactcttggtggaaatgtaaaatggtgcagccaccatggaaaacaatgtctcaaaagattaaacatagaattactatatgattcCAGAAATTCCATGTCTAAGTATATTccaaaaaaaactgaaagcagagactcaaagggATGTTGGTAcactaatgtttatagcagcattattcacaattgccaacaggtgaaaacaacccaatgtccatcaaaggatgatgaacaaacaaaatgtgggatatacatacaatggaatattgttcagtcttaaaaatgaatgaaattctggatggatggatggatgaataaaccCTGAAAACAGTAtatcaagtgaaagaagccagaaaaaaaatagtgtatgaTTACACTTACTTGAAGTACCTCCGATAGTCAAGTTCATAGAGACAAGAAGTAAAACAGTGGCTCCCAGGGACTGGACAGAGGGGGGAAATGGGAAGTAATTGTTTAATGGGTGCACAATTCAGCTGGGGGCGATGAAAAGTTTCTGGAGATGGATAGGGGTGATCActgtacaacactgtgaatgtgtTTAATGCCACTAAACTGTACAGTTAAAGAtggtaaaaatggtaaattttatgttgcgCGTATCCtagtacaatgaaaaaaaaagacaatttttagcAACTGAAGTAACTGTGGAACCATCTACCTATAACTTCTTGTTCAGGGGGGATAattaaatgtcttttgtttttttctttttttgtgtgtaagcCACTTTGAGTTGCGTATTTCATTACTTACCACAAAAAGCACCCAAACTGCTACAGAGAAGTCAGGCAAGGGTGAACAGAGGTCCCGAATGTACgtttatttacaataaataaatctctttgctGTTTATTGAGTACTCAGAGAGAAGGACTGAAGTCGAGAGAGAGCCCAGCCTTTCTACCTCCTTCATCCCCAGCCCAAGCCTGTTACCACTGGCCATGTATTATGGACcgctgggtcccaggatcatctAGTGCTTCTTGTGTCTTTGGGTGAAATCATAGTCAACAGTGTCAAGGGTGGGATTAGAAGGTTCAACGTGTTTACCAAATCAGCAGGATTGGGGAGCAGGACATCAGAGAGCTCTGCTGAGCTCAACCAGCAACCCCTACTTTGAGTCttcactctcttctctttcccatgcaaaattctctctctctctctctctctctctctctcacacacacacacacacacacagcccatcATTCAGGATTGACAAAAGCACACCTTGCAGAATAGGGAAATGATTTCCACACAAAACAAACGATTTGACTCATTGCTTGGGCAGTATTTACTAAGGGCCTGCCATCCCAGGGCTCCTGTTCACAGGCCTCTTCCCTGCAGGGGCTTTGACAGGAGGGGGTTGGGCTCTGAGCAGCCTATTGAGGAAGTACAGTGGCAGAGGGGATTCAGCTGCAA
Coding sequences within it:
- the CXCR2 gene encoding C-X-C chemokine receptor type 2, whose amino-acid sequence is MEYINWDNYSLEDLFGDIDNYTYNTEMPIIPADSAPCRPESLDINKYAVVVIYVLVFVLNLLGNSLVIMVVLYSRVSHSVTDVYLLNLAIADLLFALTLPIWAVSKVKGWIFGTPLCKIVSLLKEVNFYSSILLLACISMDRYLAIVHATRTLTQKRHWVKFICLGIWALSLILSLPIFVFRRAINPPYSSPVCYEDMGANTTKLRIVMRALPQTFGFIVPLMIMLFCYGLTLRTLFEAHMGQKHRAMRVIFAVVLVFLLCWLPYNLVLVADTLMRLQAIKETCQRRNDIGRALDATEILGFFHSCLNPLIYAFIGQKFRHGLLKIMAFHGLISKEYLPKDSRPSFVGSSSANTSTTF